In one Gemmatimonadota bacterium genomic region, the following are encoded:
- a CDS encoding translocation/assembly module TamB domain-containing protein, producing MVRRRLVVLVSALLMIAIGVGVVGALVAATQSEGGRDWIRVQVSRQLARGVHGRLHLGRLSGSFLTDLTIDSLQITDPDDSVFVRAGRIRLTYDPRDLLDGRIIVRSVNVEHPFVVMRRENDDRWNMHKVFPPQPPTPAVRPRRGTFGALVVFNNVHIRDAHFQLTLPWAPDDTLAGARRDSAIVENLALPVHEIRRVTVKGKAGFQRSWHWTDWNLTLNRARFREPDSTGRVFEIARMDIVENLPPFAFRNMRGDVRWVGDTIWANFTRFELPHSTGRGRGRLDWADGRPIRYDFNIHSDSTGLEDLHWIHSTLPATGVGSMDLRIVSEANPHVVDYVITHMDMRTASSRLRGAMTYGVGAPVLIVKDVDLQLSPLDFRFLETLNGGPFPQPWRGTFTGTLKGRGGPVNHFQVDDARLAFADANVPGAMTRAVLRGEVDILSVSRAKFHGMQVELGQFDLRTAQFLNPDFPKLAGVIAGRGTLDSLWNDVRVRDADITHTDSDTATVSRLKGTARLSFGGARMSFELEAAALPLSLSALARSYPAIPLRGTMNGPLRLNGTTADLALSADLVGTFGRLQFDGQFDAESPGRAAVIRGALGDFDFQTALRNSAVPRSDFNGRFAVRLEGDSLANLFGSAQLFADRSLVDSVRIYAGRAALRFAGGVARVDSLRVESTAGLLTARGAFGLTGAQRGDLQFAAVVDSLGGLRRYLASSSFAGADSAVALVDSLAGSVRVTGTVSGGLPRFGVQAAVEGATLRFGTTSTRALTAAVRAVGFPDSATGTLSLVLDTLRAGGLSFTRVTATAGVSGDHRTTWALSAVTPDSVRAQLQAVVRRSGDTTHVLVDSLALRTTGNAWKLQRVAAFRFSEGGFAFDTLALVGANGGFIALRGSARADSAVLFDVRVDAVPLADLGELLQADTPFGGVVTLRGDVRGTRSRPDLRFTGTMTKASLGNLRLESVSAEGRYADRRLTTSLQVGRAGAVALRAEASLPVDLSLSATGARLLEEPLTARVRADSGGLVLLESFSRAIADATGDIVADIDVRGTWKHPLANGALRIHDGSLRFTSLGDVTFKDVEADIAFLGDSIALRGLSARSNPGRTGSARLGGWIGVRDVENPTFDLNLSTTTFTVLSRPDVAELDLSGELRLQGARRASTLSGGFTVDHGVIPVPELAQKQVISLDDPEFLHVVDTSAFDNRRLFPAPPSDYLNGLTMRNVQVQMGRDVWLRSEEANINLGGRVNITRSRGERGVPADFALDGSLQTVRGTYRLNLGPVQRPFDVENGELRWFGDPDFRSATMSINALHTVRQFSSVVARPDVRVRVHLGGTLRAPLAELSSPDSLRVTNGDLVSYLVTGGPSNEIGARGGDYTSTAARVLSSSLFSQLGAKATGSICDDAQLSAAGLDAYQGGIRSVGGNILSGTRFNCAKQLSDKAFVRLDAGLCQVGQLVGGTAGSSDPLTFADAIGLKFDYRLSPSVTLSAGMDPPTKAVLCTPEANARGFAPTPRQYGFDLFRIWRF from the coding sequence ATGGTCAGACGCCGCCTCGTCGTTCTCGTGAGCGCCTTGCTGATGATCGCGATCGGCGTGGGCGTGGTGGGCGCGCTCGTCGCGGCCACCCAGAGCGAAGGCGGGCGTGACTGGATTCGCGTGCAGGTGTCGCGCCAACTCGCGCGCGGCGTGCATGGACGGCTGCATCTCGGACGGCTGTCGGGATCATTCCTCACCGATCTCACGATCGATTCGCTGCAGATCACCGACCCTGATGATTCGGTGTTCGTGCGCGCCGGTCGCATTCGCCTGACGTACGATCCGCGCGACTTGCTCGACGGCCGCATTATCGTGCGCTCGGTGAACGTGGAGCATCCGTTCGTGGTGATGCGGCGTGAGAACGACGACCGGTGGAACATGCACAAGGTGTTTCCGCCGCAACCGCCGACGCCGGCGGTGCGCCCACGTCGCGGCACGTTTGGGGCGCTCGTGGTCTTCAACAACGTGCATATTCGCGACGCGCACTTTCAGCTGACGCTGCCGTGGGCGCCGGACGACACGCTCGCTGGCGCGCGACGCGACAGCGCAATCGTCGAGAATCTCGCGCTGCCTGTGCACGAAATCCGACGCGTGACGGTCAAGGGGAAAGCCGGCTTTCAGCGGTCGTGGCATTGGACGGATTGGAATCTCACGCTGAACCGCGCGCGGTTTCGCGAGCCGGATAGCACGGGTCGTGTCTTTGAGATTGCGCGGATGGACATCGTGGAGAACCTGCCGCCCTTTGCGTTCCGCAACATGCGCGGAGACGTGCGATGGGTGGGCGACACCATCTGGGCCAACTTCACGCGCTTCGAACTCCCGCACTCCACAGGGCGCGGGCGCGGTCGGCTCGACTGGGCCGACGGACGCCCCATTCGCTACGACTTTAACATTCACAGCGATTCCACTGGGCTCGAAGATCTGCACTGGATTCACTCGACGCTACCAGCCACGGGCGTCGGTTCGATGGATCTGCGCATCGTGAGTGAGGCGAATCCGCACGTCGTGGATTACGTGATCACCCACATGGATATGCGCACGGCGTCGTCGCGTTTGCGCGGGGCCATGACCTATGGCGTTGGCGCCCCAGTGTTGATTGTGAAAGACGTGGATCTGCAACTCTCACCGCTGGATTTCCGCTTTCTCGAAACACTGAATGGTGGGCCGTTTCCCCAGCCCTGGCGCGGCACGTTCACTGGCACGCTCAAGGGGCGCGGTGGCCCGGTGAACCATTTCCAGGTGGACGACGCGCGACTGGCCTTTGCCGATGCGAATGTGCCCGGTGCGATGACTCGCGCCGTGCTCCGTGGCGAAGTGGATATTCTCTCGGTGAGTCGCGCGAAGTTCCACGGGATGCAGGTGGAGCTCGGGCAGTTTGATTTGCGCACGGCGCAGTTTCTGAATCCTGATTTTCCGAAACTTGCCGGTGTGATTGCGGGTCGTGGGACCCTCGATTCGCTCTGGAACGACGTCCGCGTGCGTGATGCGGACATCACCCACACGGACAGCGACACGGCAACGGTATCGCGCCTCAAGGGCACGGCGCGCCTCTCCTTTGGTGGTGCGCGGATGTCGTTTGAGTTGGAGGCGGCGGCACTGCCGCTCTCGCTGAGCGCGCTCGCACGTTCGTATCCGGCGATTCCGCTGCGTGGCACGATGAACGGGCCGTTGCGACTCAATGGCACGACGGCCGACCTCGCGCTCTCGGCGGACCTCGTGGGGACCTTCGGACGACTGCAGTTTGACGGCCAGTTCGACGCCGAGTCGCCGGGGCGGGCCGCCGTGATTCGCGGCGCGCTTGGTGACTTCGATTTTCAGACGGCACTGCGGAATTCCGCCGTCCCGCGCTCGGACTTCAATGGACGTTTTGCGGTGCGACTTGAAGGGGACTCGCTCGCCAATCTGTTTGGGTCGGCGCAGTTGTTTGCCGATCGCTCGCTGGTGGACAGCGTGCGTATCTATGCCGGTCGCGCGGCGCTACGGTTTGCGGGCGGCGTCGCTCGGGTGGATTCGCTGCGCGTTGAGTCGACGGCGGGACTCCTGACTGCGCGCGGGGCGTTTGGGCTCACCGGCGCTCAGCGTGGCGATTTGCAGTTCGCGGCGGTGGTGGATTCGCTCGGCGGACTGCGCCGCTATCTCGCGTCGAGTTCGTTCGCTGGCGCCGATTCCGCGGTCGCGCTCGTGGACTCCCTCGCCGGGTCTGTTCGTGTGACGGGCACCGTCAGCGGCGGGCTGCCACGCTTTGGCGTACAGGCAGCGGTCGAGGGCGCGACGCTCCGGTTCGGCACAACGAGCACGCGCGCGCTGACGGCGGCTGTGCGTGCCGTGGGCTTTCCGGATTCGGCCACGGGCACGCTCTCGCTCGTCCTCGATACGCTGCGCGCCGGCGGGCTGTCGTTCACGCGCGTCACGGCAACCGCTGGTGTTTCTGGGGATCACCGCACGACGTGGGCACTCTCCGCCGTGACGCCAGACAGTGTCCGGGCGCAGTTGCAGGCGGTCGTTCGGCGCTCGGGTGACACCACTCACGTCTTGGTCGATAGTCTTGCCTTGCGCACCACCGGAAACGCGTGGAAGCTCCAGCGCGTAGCGGCATTCCGGTTTTCGGAGGGCGGATTCGCTTTTGATACACTCGCTCTCGTCGGCGCCAACGGCGGATTTATTGCGTTGCGCGGCAGTGCGCGCGCCGACTCGGCGGTGCTGTTTGATGTGCGTGTGGATGCGGTACCGCTGGCAGATCTTGGCGAGCTGCTCCAAGCGGACACCCCGTTTGGTGGCGTTGTGACGTTGCGCGGCGATGTGCGCGGCACACGTTCGCGGCCGGACCTCCGCTTTACCGGCACCATGACCAAAGCCTCGCTCGGCAACCTGCGCCTGGAATCGGTGAGCGCCGAGGGCCGCTACGCCGATCGTCGGCTCACGACGTCGCTGCAGGTCGGGCGCGCCGGTGCGGTCGCGTTGCGCGCCGAGGCGTCGCTGCCTGTCGATCTCTCGCTCAGTGCGACGGGCGCGCGCTTGCTGGAAGAGCCGCTCACCGCACGCGTGCGTGCCGACAGCGGCGGATTGGTGCTGCTCGAGTCATTCTCGCGCGCGATTGCTGATGCGACCGGCGACATTGTGGCCGACATCGACGTGCGCGGCACGTGGAAGCATCCGCTGGCCAACGGCGCGCTGCGCATTCACGACGGAAGTTTGCGGTTCACGTCGCTCGGTGATGTCACCTTCAAGGACGTCGAAGCCGACATTGCGTTCCTCGGCGATAGTATCGCGCTCCGCGGACTGTCGGCTCGCAGTAATCCCGGCCGAACCGGGTCGGCGCGCCTCGGCGGATGGATCGGCGTGCGCGATGTCGAGAACCCGACGTTCGACCTCAACCTGAGTACGACCACGTTCACCGTGCTGTCGCGGCCAGATGTTGCCGAGCTCGATCTTTCGGGTGAGCTCCGCTTGCAGGGCGCCCGTCGTGCCTCGACGCTCAGCGGCGGATTCACGGTGGACCACGGGGTGATTCCCGTGCCGGAGCTTGCACAGAAACAGGTGATCTCGTTGGATGATCCGGAGTTCTTACACGTGGTGGACACGTCGGCTTTTGACAACCGACGACTCTTTCCGGCGCCGCCCAGCGATTATCTCAACGGCCTCACGATGCGCAACGTGCAGGTGCAAATGGGGCGCGATGTGTGGCTGCGGTCCGAAGAGGCGAACATCAATCTCGGCGGGCGCGTGAATATCACGCGGAGCCGCGGTGAGCGCGGGGTGCCCGCCGATTTTGCGCTCGACGGATCGCTGCAGACCGTGCGCGGAACGTATCGCCTCAACCTCGGTCCCGTGCAGCGGCCCTTTGACGTGGAAAACGGGGAGCTCCGGTGGTTTGGTGACCCCGACTTCCGCAGCGCAACGATGAGCATCAACGCCCTGCACACCGTGCGTCAGTTCAGTAGTGTGGTGGCGCGTCCTGACGTGCGGGTGCGCGTGCACCTCGGGGGCACGCTCCGCGCCCCACTGGCGGAGTTGTCGAGCCCCGATTCGTTGCGTGTGACGAACGGCGACTTGGTGAGTTATCTCGTGACCGGCGGGCCGAGTAATGAAATCGGCGCGCGTGGCGGCGACTACACCTCCACGGCGGCGCGCGTACTGTCGAGTTCGCTGTTTAGCCAACTTGGCGCCAAGGCCACTGGCAGCATCTGTGATGACGCCCAACTCAGTGCGGCGGGGCTCGATGCGTATCAGGGCGGCATTCGGAGTGTTGGCGGCAATATTCTCTCTGGCACGCGGTTCAACTGCGCGAAGCAGCTCAGTGATAAAGCATTCGTGCGGCTGGACGCCGGGCTCTGCCAGGTCGGGCAGCTCGTCGGAGGGACCGCGGGATCGAGCGATCCGCTGACTTTTGCAGACGCCATCGGGCTCAAGTTCGATTACCGGCTCAGTCCCTCGGTGACGCTGTCGGCCGGTATGGACCCGCCAACCAAGGCCGTCCTCTGCACGCCAGAGGCCAATGCGCGCGGTTTTGCGCCCACGCCGCGGCAATACGGCTTTGACCTGTTCCGGATCTGGCGTTTCTGA
- a CDS encoding BamA/TamA family outer membrane protein gives MAGWRRHAVAWLVAAGCFGPSRLAAQAVSCSTGELEVAAVAFQGNLAFSGTVLADGISTTPSSWARRTFRVMGQRRCVDRARLPLDVLRLLVWYRNHGYIAATVDTSVTLVGPKAVAIRFAIREGDPVLVDSLVFAGLDAVPERDALLRGLPTAVAKPFDKYANEETRATLARRLHNGGYPDAEVFVGYDTHRGTRRAAVQFTATTGPRVRLGVLTTEVRGLAGAAPAMDSAVVRRTTGLRSGDLYSLEALERGKRALYQTEAFSQATVTPDSGLSARDTLVRVTLAVTEGFRRSSRLGVGYGTLDCVRANSDFTQNGVLGGAARLDLRARVSKIGVGAPLTGLESLCPQAKADAYSKDINYSVGATLTQPPVFRTIVPSLTMYSERRSEYNAYLRTAPAGGSAQFARATATGTQTAGYSIEYGRTEAQPALLCAVFNACIEADREAFGRLQRLGVASVSWSRESADNPSNPTRGSVLRVDVRTAGGWTGSDSHLRFTKALGDASFYLPLPGSVVLAARVRVGAVVGSTLSLGSDAAYVPPQERLFAGGPTTVRGFRQNELGPVVYIPTSYDTVRADGRRGGNPANPADTVYFRAHSDSGQRTIPTGGNTLFVAMLEARLPSPVLPELLQFAAFADVGEVWNRGAEGTSLGFNSLMVTPGIGVRVQTLIGFVRLDWAYNPYQRPAGSAYFDTSVASGGALFCVSPENTLRVTSAGGAVQQTAGACPATFRPTRSSTFLGRTNLSFSIGQAF, from the coding sequence ATGGCCGGGTGGCGCCGGCATGCGGTCGCGTGGCTCGTGGCGGCCGGATGCTTCGGGCCGTCTCGGCTCGCGGCGCAGGCGGTGAGTTGCAGTACGGGTGAGCTCGAGGTCGCTGCGGTGGCTTTCCAAGGGAACCTCGCCTTTTCCGGCACGGTGCTGGCTGACGGTATTTCCACGACACCGTCGTCGTGGGCGCGCCGCACCTTTCGTGTGATGGGGCAGCGGCGTTGCGTGGATCGTGCGCGCCTGCCGCTCGATGTGCTCCGGTTGCTGGTGTGGTACCGCAACCACGGCTACATCGCCGCCACGGTCGACACCTCGGTGACGCTCGTTGGACCCAAGGCGGTGGCAATTCGTTTTGCGATTCGCGAAGGGGATCCGGTGCTGGTGGATTCGCTCGTGTTCGCGGGGCTCGATGCGGTACCCGAGCGCGACGCGCTCTTGCGTGGACTCCCGACCGCCGTGGCGAAGCCGTTCGACAAATACGCGAACGAAGAAACGCGCGCGACGCTCGCGCGGCGCTTGCACAACGGTGGGTATCCGGACGCCGAAGTGTTTGTGGGCTACGACACGCATCGCGGGACGCGCCGCGCGGCGGTGCAGTTCACGGCCACCACCGGACCGCGCGTGCGCTTAGGCGTGCTGACGACGGAAGTCCGCGGGCTCGCCGGCGCAGCGCCGGCGATGGACAGCGCCGTGGTGCGCCGCACGACCGGCCTTCGCTCTGGCGATCTCTATTCGCTTGAGGCGCTTGAGCGGGGCAAGCGGGCGCTGTATCAGACGGAGGCATTTTCGCAGGCCACGGTCACGCCGGATTCTGGATTGTCCGCGAGAGACACGCTCGTGCGCGTCACGTTAGCGGTGACCGAAGGCTTTCGTCGTAGCTCGCGTCTGGGCGTGGGATACGGCACGCTCGACTGCGTGCGCGCGAACAGCGACTTCACACAGAACGGCGTGCTCGGCGGCGCGGCGCGATTGGATTTGCGTGCGCGCGTGTCGAAGATCGGCGTAGGCGCGCCGCTGACCGGGCTAGAGTCGTTGTGCCCGCAAGCCAAAGCGGATGCGTACAGCAAGGATATCAACTACTCCGTGGGTGCGACGCTCACGCAGCCGCCGGTGTTCCGCACGATCGTGCCGTCGCTGACGATGTACAGCGAGCGGCGCTCCGAATACAACGCGTATCTGCGCACCGCGCCGGCTGGTGGGAGCGCACAGTTTGCGCGCGCCACCGCGACCGGAACGCAAACCGCGGGCTACTCGATTGAGTATGGCCGCACGGAAGCGCAGCCCGCGTTGCTGTGCGCGGTGTTCAACGCGTGCATCGAGGCGGACCGCGAGGCGTTTGGGCGTCTGCAGCGTTTGGGCGTGGCGAGTGTGTCGTGGTCGCGTGAGTCGGCGGATAATCCGTCGAATCCCACGCGGGGTAGTGTGTTGCGCGTGGATGTGCGCACCGCTGGCGGCTGGACCGGGTCGGATTCGCATTTGCGATTCACCAAGGCGCTCGGCGACGCGTCGTTCTATTTGCCATTGCCCGGTTCCGTAGTGCTCGCGGCGCGCGTGCGCGTGGGTGCCGTGGTTGGGAGCACGCTCTCGCTTGGCAGTGATGCCGCCTATGTGCCGCCGCAGGAGCGGCTCTTTGCCGGCGGGCCCACGACGGTGCGTGGCTTTCGGCAGAACGAACTCGGGCCCGTGGTTTATATCCCGACGTCGTACGACACGGTACGCGCTGATGGACGACGTGGCGGCAACCCAGCGAACCCCGCCGATACCGTGTACTTTCGCGCGCACTCGGATTCCGGACAGCGCACCATCCCCACGGGCGGCAACACGCTGTTCGTGGCGATGCTTGAGGCGCGGCTGCCGAGTCCGGTGCTGCCGGAGTTGTTGCAGTTTGCGGCGTTCGCGGATGTGGGTGAGGTGTGGAATCGCGGGGCGGAGGGCACGTCGCTGGGTTTCAACTCGCTCATGGTGACGCCCGGTATTGGCGTGCGCGTGCAGACGCTGATTGGCTTTGTGCGCCTCGACTGGGCGTACAATCCGTATCAACGTCCGGCGGGCTCGGCGTACTTCGATACGTCCGTGGCTTCGGGGGGCGCGCTGTTCTGCGTGAGTCCTGAGAACACGCTCCGTGTGACCAGCGCTGGTGGCGCGGTGCAACAAACCGCCGGGGCCTGTCCCGCCACGTTCCGGCCGACTCGCTCCAGCACGTTTTTGGGGCGCACCAATCTGAGCTTTAGTATCGGGCAGGCGTTCTAG
- a CDS encoding EamA family transporter codes for MSVHAKSQVARREVLVTEALLLIMVVVWGVNFAVLKYGTTQFAPLAYNGIRMTVGALALLAVTFWSREPHPIRADIRRLMVLGVLGHGMYQLFFILGLSRARAGTASLVVASSPAIIAIVGRLLGVERISRRAVMGIACSITGIAFVILGSAATHSEDASVVGDLLILISVVCWSFYTHLMTPMLSRVSGLQITTWTVVGGTIPMLMFAMPDIVHVQWSQVGPLAWGAVFYSGLAAMGVANLFWFRGVRVIGPTRTAMFSNLQPIVAVLVSWPLLGEIPTMWQGVGAAGVLGGLLLTRQSSATEPAHGE; via the coding sequence ATGAGCGTACACGCAAAGAGCCAAGTAGCACGACGCGAGGTGCTGGTCACCGAGGCCTTACTGCTGATTATGGTGGTGGTGTGGGGCGTGAACTTTGCCGTGCTCAAGTACGGCACCACCCAGTTCGCACCGCTCGCCTACAACGGCATCCGTATGACTGTCGGGGCCCTTGCGCTGTTGGCAGTGACCTTCTGGTCGCGCGAGCCGCATCCTATACGCGCCGACATTCGGCGCCTGATGGTGCTCGGCGTGCTCGGTCACGGCATGTATCAACTGTTCTTCATCCTCGGCCTGTCGCGCGCGCGCGCCGGTACCGCCTCGCTGGTGGTGGCGTCGAGCCCGGCGATCATTGCGATCGTCGGCCGACTCCTCGGCGTGGAACGCATTTCGCGGCGCGCGGTGATGGGAATCGCGTGCTCGATCACCGGCATTGCGTTCGTCATTCTCGGCTCCGCGGCCACGCACAGCGAAGACGCGAGCGTCGTGGGTGATTTGCTCATTCTGATCTCGGTGGTGTGCTGGTCCTTCTATACGCATCTGATGACGCCGATGCTCTCGCGCGTCAGCGGCCTCCAGATCACCACCTGGACGGTCGTGGGCGGCACGATTCCGATGCTGATGTTCGCCATGCCCGACATCGTCCACGTGCAGTGGTCGCAGGTGGGGCCGCTCGCGTGGGGTGCGGTGTTCTACAGCGGGCTCGCCGCCATGGGGGTCGCGAACCTCTTTTGGTTTCGCGGCGTACGCGTGATCGGACCAACGCGCACCGCCATGTTCTCCAATCTGCAGCCGATTGTGGCCGTGCTCGTGAGTTGGCCGCTCCTCGGTGAAATCCCCACGATGTGGCAGGGCGTGGGCGCGGCGGGCGTGTTGGGTGGCTTGTTGCTGACGCGACAGTCGTCCGCTACCGAACCGGCGCACGGCGAATGA
- a CDS encoding CYTH domain-containing protein — translation MREVELKGVADDPHAVQRSLAAAGAELVYEGRLRDRRYDTVARALIARDEVLRLRVYDGKGSGEAMLDWKGPTTYADGYKVREEISTSAGDGDVLAMMLERLGYEVIREIDREIAQYTVCGATVRMEWYPRMDVLIEVEGEPAAIEAAIAVLGVPRANFTSERLPDFVARFEARTGQRAAICQRELEGDYRYGARDA, via the coding sequence ATGCGTGAAGTTGAACTGAAGGGCGTTGCAGACGATCCTCACGCAGTCCAGCGTTCCCTTGCTGCTGCGGGCGCCGAGCTCGTATATGAAGGGCGCCTGCGCGACCGACGCTACGACACCGTGGCGCGCGCGCTCATCGCGCGTGACGAAGTGCTCCGCCTGCGCGTGTACGACGGCAAGGGATCCGGCGAGGCGATGCTCGACTGGAAAGGCCCCACGACCTATGCCGATGGCTACAAGGTGCGCGAAGAAATTTCCACCTCCGCCGGCGACGGTGACGTGCTCGCTATGATGCTCGAACGGCTCGGCTACGAGGTGATTCGTGAAATCGATCGCGAGATTGCGCAGTACACCGTGTGTGGTGCGACGGTGCGCATGGAGTGGTATCCGCGGATGGACGTGCTGATCGAGGTGGAAGGGGAGCCGGCGGCGATTGAGGCGGCGATTGCCGTGCTCGGTGTGCCGCGCGCGAACTTTACCTCCGAACGGTTGCCGGATTTTGTGGCGCGTTTTGAGGCGCGCACCGGCCAGCGTGCGGCCATCTGCCAGCGCGAACTCGAGGGTGATTACCGCTACGGGGCGCGCGATGCCTGA
- a CDS encoding haloacid dehalogenase-like hydrolase: MKIALFDIDGTILWSRGAGRRSMERALMAVHGAVGAPGYRYDGKTDRQIVRESMRDAGILEADVDARMDEVLDRYLTELAVELSGADHQSMLLPGVEAILNEVESHDGVMLGLLTGNVASGAEQKLRRVGIDIGRFQVGAFGSDHEVRHELPAIAQARASARLGRAVPGGAVIVIGDTPSDVACAQPIGARTIAVATGSFDVPALAACRPTAVFADLSDTAAVMAAILNDA, translated from the coding sequence ATGAAGATCGCGCTGTTCGACATTGACGGCACCATCCTCTGGTCCCGCGGCGCGGGGCGTCGCTCGATGGAGCGTGCGCTCATGGCGGTGCATGGCGCAGTAGGCGCCCCAGGGTATCGCTACGATGGCAAAACCGATCGGCAGATTGTGCGCGAGTCCATGCGCGACGCGGGTATTCTCGAAGCCGACGTCGATGCTCGCATGGACGAAGTGCTCGATCGCTATTTGACGGAACTCGCCGTGGAGCTTTCGGGCGCCGATCACCAGTCCATGCTCCTTCCTGGCGTAGAAGCCATTCTGAATGAAGTGGAATCTCACGATGGCGTGATGCTGGGCCTGCTCACTGGTAATGTGGCCTCGGGCGCGGAGCAGAAATTGCGTCGCGTGGGTATCGACATCGGGCGCTTTCAAGTGGGCGCGTTCGGGAGCGATCACGAGGTGCGGCATGAGCTCCCCGCCATTGCGCAGGCGCGCGCGAGCGCACGACTCGGTCGCGCTGTCCCTGGTGGTGCGGTGATCGTGATTGGCGATACGCCGAGCGATGTGGCGTGCGCGCAGCCGATTGGCGCCCGCACGATCGCCGTCGCCACGGGGTCGTTTGATGTGCCGGCGCTTGCCGCCTGTCGCCCGACCGCCGTGTTTGCTGATCTTTCCGACACTGCTGCGGTAATGGCCGCAATCCTCAACGATGCGTGA
- a CDS encoding sigma-54 dependent transcriptional regulator, producing MASILIIDDEVAIATAFAMFFRHDGHHVVTEAHTGADGIEAYRRVRPDLVLLDVRLPDMTGFDVLAKIREDNPVVIMVTAYGDVQMAVDALHKGAENFLTKPVDLSHLAAASERALEKAVLRRMNRYLSERRGGGANIIFGSSPAMSELGAQLSLLAASDRTTALIVGESGSGKGRVAELIHAQSPRATKPFVEVNCAALTAESLESELFGVESGPAGAGGQTRKGLFEIADGGTLFLDEIGDLDPHLQPKLVRVLEGKGFRRHGGTAEITVNVRLIAATSKDLASQVAAGRFREDLYYRLSVMPITLPPLRARSREDLVELGAHLLDELSPSLPSAPLQLADDALDAILRYSWPGNIRELRNVLERAMLMSRGMPKIEAQALPREVAGATGADVSHHVPRSLSEVERAHIDRTLKANQHNRTHAARELGISRATLIKKIREYDLAEKPR from the coding sequence ATGGCCAGTATTCTCATCATCGACGACGAAGTCGCCATTGCGACGGCCTTCGCAATGTTCTTCCGTCACGACGGCCACCACGTCGTGACCGAGGCGCACACGGGTGCGGATGGGATTGAAGCCTACCGGCGCGTGCGTCCCGACCTCGTGTTGCTCGACGTGCGGCTCCCGGACATGACGGGGTTCGATGTTCTCGCCAAGATTCGCGAGGATAATCCCGTGGTGATCATGGTGACGGCGTACGGCGATGTGCAGATGGCTGTCGATGCGCTCCACAAGGGCGCCGAGAACTTCCTCACCAAGCCGGTCGATCTGAGCCATCTCGCGGCGGCGTCTGAGCGCGCGCTCGAAAAGGCGGTGCTCCGTCGTATGAACCGCTATCTGAGCGAGCGGCGTGGTGGCGGGGCCAATATCATCTTCGGGTCGTCGCCGGCGATGAGCGAGTTGGGTGCGCAGCTTTCGCTGCTCGCGGCGAGCGACCGCACCACGGCGCTCATTGTTGGTGAAAGCGGATCGGGCAAGGGGCGCGTGGCCGAGTTGATTCATGCGCAGAGCCCGCGCGCGACGAAGCCGTTTGTTGAGGTCAACTGCGCGGCGCTGACCGCCGAATCGCTTGAGTCGGAGTTGTTCGGCGTGGAAAGCGGGCCTGCCGGCGCGGGCGGGCAGACCCGCAAGGGACTGTTCGAGATCGCCGACGGTGGCACACTGTTTCTCGACGAAATCGGCGATCTGGATCCGCACCTGCAGCCCAAATTGGTGCGCGTGCTCGAAGGCAAAGGCTTCCGGCGGCACGGCGGCACGGCGGAAATTACGGTTAATGTTCGCTTGATTGCGGCGACGAGTAAGGATCTCGCCAGCCAGGTGGCGGCCGGCCGGTTCCGCGAAGATCTGTACTACCGCCTGTCGGTCATGCCGATCACGTTGCCGCCGTTGCGCGCTCGCTCGCGCGAGGATCTCGTGGAACTCGGGGCGCATCTGCTCGACGAACTGTCGCCCTCACTGCCCAGCGCGCCGTTACAGCTCGCCGATGACGCGCTCGACGCCATTCTGCGCTATTCGTGGCCCGGGAATATTCGCGAACTGCGGAACGTGCTCGAACGCGCCATGCTCATGTCGCGCGGGATGCCGAAAATCGAAGCGCAAGCGCTGCCGCGCGAAGTGGCCGGCGCGACGGGGGCCGATGTCTCGCACCATGTGCCGCGTTCGCTGTCGGAAGTTGAACGGGCGCACATTGATCGCACGCTCAAGGCCAATCAGCACAATCGCACGCATGCCGCGCGTGAACTCGGGATTTCCCGCGCCACACTGATCAAGAAAATCCGCGAGTATGATCTCGCCGAAAAACCGCGCTGA